DNA from Ziziphus jujuba cultivar Dongzao chromosome 2, ASM3175591v1:
AGGCAATAAAGGAAAATTACAATGAGAAAAATAAGTTCAAGACAGAACTTACAATTCGACAAGTGAGAattgattcatatatatatatatatatatgcatacatagtcCAGCTCCGGTGAGACGCTAATTTCAGGACATCATGAGAATTAAAGCATATCCTTAATTGGATATgcatgtattttaaatttatgtgtaTCTTGAATCCTCACTTTGTCCTTAAATTCACATCCTCACCTTAGCATGGTTGTATATACGTATGTaaatttcttttcccttttagtGTTTACAAGGTGGTATTATTTCTATGATTTATGCATTGATGATTTCCAGAACTCCCTTTCAGGTTAGGAAGCTTATGGCACTTTTTCGACCAGCTGAAGTACATTCTAGTGCTTTGTCCATCTGCTCAGTGCAGGGTTCAAGAACACATGATGAAAGGATTCGCAAAGAAGTAAGAGAATCATTGACACATTCACACAGGGATAAACATGGCAGAGATCCTCATGCGAATGATGATGCTAGGACTTATCCAGTGCATGTGGCAACTACACGAAGAAAAGAATCTTCAAGAAATTTATTCATGACTGAAAAGGAATACCGAGCTTATGGTCTTTCAGGAGAGAGAAGCCTGACCCACCCTTCTCATATCACTACTCCTCCTCTGGATCCTTACCAGAGAGATTATGAAAGAAAGCACCTTAGAAGACACCAGAACCTGATTTATAGGGAGGCTGTCCCTGCACAAAGGGAAACCCTTCATGCTGATCCTTTCTACATGGATGACAAAGAATATCAGGTTTATAGTCTTGGTGCCAGACATGAGTTGCCATCTGCAGCTCCTATAACTGCAACGTCTACAACAAATATGGACTCCTTTGCAAAGGATCCATATTACAGTTATTACCACAGTGGTTCATCTGTGGCACCTCTGAGGCGAGAGGGAGCCCCTTCAAGTTACTATACTATTAATGGAAGTggagatacttatttaattgaATCTGCTGATCCCTTTCGAAGGAGAGAGACCGATCCAGTTGATAGGCTGTACTTAAAATATGATGTTGATCCTCTACTTGGTGACAGACAGATATATCAGGCAGCTAAGCCTGAGCCTGTACCTATGCCAGTTTCATCTCGCTACTCTTTTCCAGGTCCATTATTCTCCCATCGATAGTTGATCTTGTACTTAGATGAAAGtcccctttcttttttcctttttcttatctttttgtgCTAAAATTGATAGTTGCCCTTTTTGTGGGCTTCgtctgtttttaaattatttttccctTCTAAAGAATGTGTTTTTATCTCTGATTCGGAGGATAAAATACTCggatagaaatttaaaataacaaaaatgtgGTGTCACTAAGGCTAGCAAATGTAGCTAAGGCAGAGTTGGAAGTGCAAAATAGATTCCTGTACATTTAGCAATCGCAGATGGAAATATGAGTAGCTTCCTTTGCATATTGGGATGGGTAATCTCGTATATCTCACATATAAAACTTCGACTTTCATGGAACGATGATATCCTGTGACATAAGTAATCGTACCAATCGCTAAAGTCAAAATTATAGGTAAATGATTAAAGGCTATGATGGATTTAAAAGGTTTTGATTGGGTGAGGTTGCATGTATTTAACAATTCATGCAAAAAATATGGAATTAGCATTTGAGTCTGACTTTGACTTGCCCATTTTGAGAAAGGCCAATCGACGATGTGTCTTTATCTCAATTCATTTACATGCATTCCATTTAGGAGCTTTTGAAACTTCCAAATTCATTTATGCATATACGAAGTGAAAGAGAgagattataaaataaaatacaatctgtgttcatttaaataaaattacattttaataacaAGCTTATAAGAAAAGGAAAGCACATCTTGAAGAGTGGTTCAAGCATATGAATGGTGCCTATGGCGGTCCTTGTCCCGTGAAGAATAGCTGTGGTAGTCACGATCTGCAATGTGAGATAAGGGTACTGGATTACACAACTCAAtgatctagagagagaaactatCATCAAAGCActtttactaaaaaaatatgtaCCTCGTGATGAATGATGTCTTGATTTCTCCGCATGTCctgcaaacaaaatacaaaaccaTATACTTTTAAGTCTTGAGCATGCCATAAAGCAATTGAGAAGAAGACCAATATGTTTTCAAAAGTGTCCATAAACAAGGAACTCATAGACCAACCTGAATCTTTTGTTCTGTCCTTGGAACGATGCCCTCGGTCTTTCATTTTATCTCTGTCCCTGTCGACCTCATCTCGCTCTTTTTCCCGGTCGGAATCCCTTCCCCTATCACGATCCCGACCCTTCGTTCTatccctctccctctccctctctctttccctctccCTTTCCCTCTCCTTGTTCCTGTCCCCACTGACTTCTGATCTACGTTCAGACTTGGACTTCAGTATTGGCTCTTCTTTTGTCTGCCCTTCAACAACCATGCTCTTGGATTCATCATCACTTTTCTTGGACTCCTTTGGCTTGTCAATATCAACCTTGATCGATGAACTTTTGGCTCCACCAGATTCTAAACTAACTGAAACAGGAGGTGCCTTTGAAACAGAGGCATCGTCATTAGCTGGATTGCTATGCTGTGAAACTTCCTGCAGAACAAAAAATGAAGGATTGCTAATGAAATACCAGTTTTATGGAAAGATAGCACGATATAATTATCACATTCTATTTGTCCACTCATTCATCATAGGTTTTCCAATCACATCAAACAAGTATTGCCTTTACACTACTGATTAACAACCACTGCCTTTAACACCCCTCCATTTTCATTTGCCTCAGCAAATGCTATATAATTACACAATGTGACTAAATTTTGTGGAAGAGGAGAAGAATTACCTTTGAAACTGGCTGAGATTGTGAATCCCATGATGCGTTAGAAAATGTAAATGAATCACCATCCTTGCAAACTGGTATATACTGTGCTTTGGGAAGACTGTAAAGGTGAGCTAAAACCCTACAAACTTCATCAATCCCTGATTTCTCAGCATCAAATGCCTTCCACCATGGTGGGTTCTCAGGAAGAGGTACCTGAAACCTGCGAGCAGCAGCATATACAACCCCACAAGCCACAACCTCACTCTTGAATCGAACACACAGTGTTGTACGCAAACTGCATCAAACGAACAGTTGAAcagaatttatattaaaatattaaacattTAGTTGAGAGCGTTATTGTGAATGCCAAAATCCAACAGCAAGAAATCAAACCATCAAACCACAAACAGTAAAAGCTTTCGGGAAATAGAGACATCCTAATATAGGTTTTTAGTTAGTCCAACTatatcaacaataaataaactcTATCATGTATCAAGTTCAACAACATCCAATCTATGCATCAAACTTAAAAAGTCTAATCCActgcatatttttctttttccacctTGCAGTAGCAGCTATATGACTTGATTCAATTGTGTGTTAACAAGCCATATTATGTGATGCTAACATTAAAATTTAACCACCATCTATAACATACTTATATCTTAATATGTGCTTAGAACTCCAAAAATCACCGATAACCCATAGGCTTCCTCATacaatggaaaagaaaatcaacaaaagaagaCTACATAATTAAAAAGTTACACAAATACAGGCAGATTTAACTCACCAAAATGCAATAAGAAGCTTCAAAGCTTGTATGCAATTAGATTCGAATTTCATGTCTAATAAACAGGTGTATTGTCAACAATACAGGAGACCACAAACACAATTGGACTTGGTCTTAAATATTTAACTTCTTATCAATtggaatttgagaaatttcaagAGAAGCTCCAAATttcatggtttttatttttaattttttacagcTTTCCCAAAATATACTATGTTAATCTCATGAAAAAACTGAGGCTAACTGAAGAAGACGGCTTTCCTTTTATGTCTACAATTTTTACTCTTATCTCCAGTAGCTCATTCAGTTTTGGACGTAACAATAGGCCTTTGTGTTTGATCCCATATTCAAAGAAGTGCATGCAAGAATGCATTTCACCACATAGCACCCACCTAGAAGGCAATATTTCTAACGGCCAACCAAACTAGTGCAGTTCacctattcaaaattttcaaactgaACTAGATTGATTTACAATTTTACATGACACATTTTGTGTGTGTAATCAAGGTACAATTATTCATGAGTTATGTTGAGACTACAACAGCCAAAACAGGAATGGAGAATCACTACGAAATGGACCAACTACAACATTTGATTTATCACGCCACATACAAAAATTTGagggtaaataaataaatcaaaatatctaGTTAAGAGAATAGGCGATATATACCTATCATTTGCTAGATTCCATGCTTCTTGCCTTAGCTCTGGAGGTGTTTCAAGGGTTGCAAGGTAATTTGATATGAATTTATGAGGATGTTCCACATGACAAATGAAACCCATCTCTTTCAATATATGTCTTTCTGTTCTACTCAACTCCATCTTCAAGTCTGAATATTTCTGTCAAGAAAGAGAAGACAATTTTTCATGAGAACATGAAGTTCATGCATACAGGACAGTATCTTGGACGCTAAATTAAGCACTCTTGCAGATGAGACAAGAAaagggcccaaaaaaaaaaaaaaaaaaaaaaaaaaaaaaaaaaaaacatcacaATGTTCTCAAATAGTATAAAAGCTGGTAGAGATTTCATAGCTAAAAAGCTTTGGTTTCGCTTAAAAGTACGAAgatgataaacaaaaacaacagtCAATCACAATTACAAAGATGAAGCTTTCAAGTTTCAACCTTTGAAAAGTGGTCCAAATAATCAATGGGTAAATTCTCCCTCCTACATTCCATTCTGTGGAAAACAATTATAACTTGTCTAGCTTTCCTAGTGCACTCCTCCAGCTTTGAGGCGAGCCAAACACAACTAGCCGCTACTTTCTGTGAGAAATCATCATTCCACCCACCAAGGCATTAGAACTGACATAAACATGGTGCTAACATTAACTAAAACCAAACAACTTGCTGCTCTACTTATCTGCAACACATGATAGACATTGAAATAAAACATGAAACACATGGACATGAGGAAGTAAAGCTGTTAGTTAAATCAAGTACAATGATACTGCGTGTCAGAAGTAcattatttaatctttttacCACTCAAAACATACCCCGTACTCCATTCAAGTTCTACATTTTCTAGGCACCCAAACAAAAGGGTTGGCaaccaatataaaaataataacaaaaaaacaaaccttGACATTAAAGCGGGCAAACGACTTCTTGCAATAGAAACGGTGGAACAGAACCTGGCCGGTCGCCATTACAGCTTGTGGTCTGTTACAAATTAAAAGTTGTAAGtaaaatgaaatatacatatatatatatatatattaagttacAATAAAAggacgagagagagagagagagagagagagagagatacaaTCGGAGCAAGATGCCGCTTTCTTGAATGAGATCGCAGCCATAGATTCTGAGAGTGGTTTCCGTGACTTCATCTATGCCGTCTTTCCTGGAGGGTGAATTCTTGAGCTGCTCGTCCGTCAGGTAGAAGGTGTCAATCGCCGTGTATATCATCGTCTTCGCAGTCGGTCACAGTCCCTAACAAATAGAGCGCTTCAAATGGAAACACAAGAAGCAAGCTATGGAAGATTTTAGAAGGAGAGAAAACGTTGAGGGTTTAAAATAAAAACGACGTCGTGTGGCATTTTGGGTAATTCATTAGGGCAAAACGTTTAGGGGGAACCACCAAAACGATCATATTATGGATTTGGACACACTTCCACCTGCTAGCTAAAACGACATCATTTTTGTCCTTGTAACAAAGCCAGGAGAACGCTCTACTACACAAGGAAGCGAAGAAGAAAATCAAGATCTATTCGATCTTGGCTGCGCGGGTTCTCTCTAATCAATAAATTATCAGGTCAGTCTCCGCCTGCTTTCTCCAATTGACCacttccactctttctttttgcTATATTGATTAGATTAGACATGCATGAGTTTCTGTTAAGGTTTTGTTCCTCTCCTTTAAGGCTTTACTACTGTTGAGGGTGTACATTTTGTAGCTAATTGATTAGTTTATGAAGTGGGTCTGGTTGCTTTTTAGTTGTGCAAGATCCTACCTTTTGGCTGGATGCAACACAATATGAGTAAATGATGAATTCTGGGAAATGCCCATAATCGTTCTAACTGGGTGGAAAACTCAGTTTCCTTTCCTTGTTAGTTTTCTCAATGCAAACTTGGCAAAAATAGTGCTTTTTGAAAATGCTGCTTATTGGCACTTCAGCTAGGGCTTTTCATTATTTGGAGTAACCAAATTCCATAGTCTGTCTTCATACTGAGTAATCTGAAGGAGTGAACTAGTTAGTAATTTATATGTCAGCAAATTTTCAATTATACATTTGTTCTTGCAGCTTTCTCAATGCTACAGCTATACGAACTTCCAAAGTCatgtgaaaaatattatttattgttggaAGAGCTGTGGTTGTGGTGAGTAATCAAGAGAGAATGAGAAAGGAACCAATTGTAGTTCAATTGGAATTGGCAAAGAAGAGATGCAGAAGGGTGATAGAAAGAATAGAGGCCTTGCCCGCTTTCAATAACAACATCAATGCTTCTTGCCAGCATACTCTCTTGAAATTGGCCCAGTCCGAACTCAGCTTCCTTTGCCGGTCCTCATCTGCTTTGAATTCCCTCAGGTTTGTCCATTCTATGTActcccattttattttattcggtttcttttattattatgtttaaaacaatataaagaggaAACAATTCAACGAGAAAGCAAGAAATCTTGGATGGGAAATTGTTATCGTATGCTGAATAGTAACATTGAACATTGGCTTGATCTCATGTTGAATGAAGTTTGCTCGCCATTTTGATGAACTTCAAATCAGAAATACCTTCCTGTCTCTTCTTTCTATCGATTCAATTATAAGACTGAACATTGGCATCTTGCATGAAAAGCTCTCCCCCagttctccctctctctctctcgtggTGAGACATGTGCAGCTTCTTGCATTTTACAGTAAATATTAACATCTTTAGTTTCCATTTCTGCCAACTTTGAAATTGCTCTAATTAAACATCAGGCACATAAAAGAATTAAGTAGTTTTCTGATATTAACTTTGTGGTTAAAACATAATATTAGCTTCTGGTTAAAACATATCATGAGCATGTTTTTACCTATTTTAGTATGGGATTCATGTTTAttcatttgtttttgttatttatttaatattttctttatataatgacttatctaattattttatcttaagcAGCTACTGTTTTCTGAAATATTAATATGTTCTTAATATGATGCTAGTGTCAACATTGGTCATATTGAGGCAGTTGTTCACATTCTGCAACAGCCTTTCATTACTGGAGTTTCACGTGTTTGCAAGCCAATTTTCCTGTCACCTACCACTAAAAATGGACAGAAAAGTGATTCTTGTTCAAAAGGTGTCCATGTTGATATAGTTTGTACTCTCAATAGAAAGCCAGTCTGGATTCTTGTATCTGATAGGAACCCAAAGTACATTTTATGGAACCAATCCAAAAAATATAAGGGCTTGAAATTCCGCATTGAGCAGATTCTTATTGCTGCGAAGTCTTCTATTGCACTAAAGCCTTCCTCAATCATACTCTTCTTCTCAAATGGACTTGGCAGTTTGGTGTATGAGAAACTGAAAGAAGAATTTGGAGCTGCAGAGCTGGGATTGgaattttctgtttttgattttaatttcacTGAGGATTCAGAAGGTGAATGGATTAATGTACTTGCCAGAACATATCAAGAGGCTTGCATACTCGAAATAAAGGTTTATGAAATTAGGCATGCTGTTAAGGCAGAGGCTTCAGAATGTGATGCCAAAGGCTCTAGTCCAGTGGCTGCTGAGGCGGAGGTTTCAGAGGATCATATGGAGAGAAACATGGGTTTCTCCTTCTGCTTTCTTCTTTCAAGAATGGAAGTCTGCTTGCTACATGTAAAAGATGCCGAACGTACTAAGCTACAGAACCTGTTGGGAGGAggtgattttataaatttcgaTACAACTGCTTTGATTGCTCTTATATCAGGAATCAGTAATGGTGCAACTAAAAAGCTTTTGGCTACCCCAGAAGGTGAATTGAGGCAGCGATTTAAGGGTAACTATGAGTTTGTGATTGGACAGGTACGTTTTTCAGTTCTAGTTTGTGTTGGCAGCTAGTAATGGATGATAATTGTGCATCTCTTCCTTATGTATGATTGGCACCTGGTGAATTGTTTGACAGATCAGGTTAGGATATGAAAATTTCTTTGCCTGAGGGTAGTGCTTCTGGAAGCTATTTGATGTTTCATTATAAACAGCCATTAGATAATTTACCCatttaaaaaagtttaagaACTTTTATATGTTGGCTGGCTGGATTCATAGGTTGTTAACCCTTTTCCAATCTTTAGTAGTGATCTGAGCCCGACTATTACTTCAGCTTTAAAGGTTTTgtcattcttttatttatttaattttaatttttttgtttgtttgtttgttttatgtGAAAGTTTGATGCAGATTGTTTTAATTAATGCAAATGAAACTACATTTGAATGGACCAACATTGGGTTTTTGCCAATTGAACTGCATATTACTTAGGTTGCATTATTGGTGTGTACAGCGTGTATACATAGTGCCTAGTTTGATCAATTAATTTCATCAATCTTACTGCTAAAaccttttttgttgtttttctttcccaAGCGGGGttggaaattttgaataaaagtaAAGTTCCTCTAGCTTTTCCAGTTCTTTTCAACAACTATTCAATTGTGGTTCACACTTTGCAGAAAAGTTTATTCAACTTTTTCATCTACTCAGACGACatcttagaaaaaaatttctgtCACAATGTGCATTAACATGCTTTTTGTATAACAGTCTCTGATGCTTAGGTACGAGTTTTCAgtctatttttctcttatctacCAGGTGATGTCTGAAATTCAGAATCCGATGCATATGGAATTGGGCAGCATTCTATCTGGAAAGAGAGGCATAATTTGCGGAAGTGTTTGTTCAGAGTTCAAGGATTTGGTAGCAATGTGTGGAGGGTCTAATGAGAAGTTGAGAGCTGCTTATTTGCTTAGAAAACTCATGTGAGTTTCTGATTAATTTGATTGTCTTCTTTAACAAATTGGGTGGATCTCATTAATTTGATGGTAAACAGAGACAAATTATAAAGTTAAACTTGTAAATCCACATAAGGtctataatattttcttcttttgtggGCTGTGCAATAATCTAACTATTATGAGGAGTTTTGAGACTATTTTAATTTGCAGGAAAGAAAATTAAGCCTTTTTTTCCACTCATGTTTAGTATGTTATACAATGCTGGTTGCAGGAGTTTTGGGGCTCTTATGTTTTTTCCATAGTTAGATTGGATATGATGAGGTCTTGTATCTTACTGCACTTTTTTGAAAGTGAATAAGCTTTTGTGCACTGACATTGGTCAGGCCTGGAACAGGGTAGTGCCTGACTGTCCCTCAGATCGGATGATGAGCCTCCCAACCACAAGGAAGCttgcattgaaaaataagcttgtTTTTGGTACTGGTGATTACTGGCATGCTCCTACTTTAACAGCGAATATGGCATTTGTGAGGGCGATTTCACAGACTGGGATGTCCCTGTTTACCATTGTGCATAAGCCTCGAGCCTTAACTGGTGATTAGTTCTGTTGTGTTCTAACCACCACTGAAGGTAACAGAATCCCAACTGTTCATAAAATGATAGAACTTGTTGGatctttatttacatttattaatAGCTTCGTGTACATTTTAGAGTTACATAATTGTATCAGCCTCCTAAATAATTGCATATTTGCATATTTGCATACATAATTAAATGATCCTCTTTACACCAAAAAAACAGGCACTTCTCATgggaaaaaattctaaaaatcgTAAATGAATTCAGAAAAATAACTGAAACCGTGTCcttttatttggaattttgttgCTTCTATTGCTTTTACCATTTATCTTTCTTAAGGTATAAAAAATATTGGTAAAGGGTCAAACTTACATCTATTTGTTTACCAACCTACATAAAAAATTGTTGGGTAACTAATCTCTTTTTTAGCATGATCTCATTTTCTCCCTACCTGTTCTCAGCCAATAATATGCAATATAATAcagaaaaaactgaaaaataaattattgttcaAGTATTTCTTGTTTACAGCATCAGAAGAAAATGA
Protein-coding regions in this window:
- the LOC107418713 gene encoding cyclin-L1-1; amino-acid sequence: MIYTAIDTFYLTDEQLKNSPSRKDGIDEVTETTLRIYGCDLIQESGILLRLPQAVMATGQVLFHRFYCKKSFARFNVKKVAASCVWLASKLEECTRKARQVIIVFHRMECRRENLPIDYLDHFSKKYSDLKMELSRTERHILKEMGFICHVEHPHKFISNYLATLETPPELRQEAWNLANDSLRTTLCVRFKSEVVACGVVYAAARRFQVPLPENPPWWKAFDAEKSGIDEVCRVLAHLYSLPKAQYIPVCKDGDSFTFSNASWDSQSQPVSKEVSQHSNPANDDASVSKAPPVSVSLESGGAKSSSIKVDIDKPKESKKSDDESKSMVVEGQTKEEPILKSKSERRSEVSGDRNKERERERERERERERDRTKGRDRDRGRDSDREKERDEVDRDRDKMKDRGHRSKDRTKDSGHAEKSRHHSSRDRDYHSYSSRDKDRHRHHSYA
- the LOC107418712 gene encoding uncharacterized protein LOC107418712 isoform X4 — protein: MRKEPIVVQLELAKKRCRRVIERIEALPAFNNNINASCQHTLLKLAQSELSFLCRSSSALNSLSLVYEKLKEEFGAAELGLEFSVFDFNFTEDSEGEWINVLARTYQEACILEIKVYEIRHAVKAEASECDAKGSSPVAAEAEVSEDHMERNMGFSFCFLLSRMEVCLLHVKDAERTKLQNLLGGGDFINFDTTALIALISGISNGATKKLLATPEGELRQRFKGNYEFVIGQVMSEIQNPMHMELGSILSGKRGIICGSVCSEFKDLVAMCGGSNEKLRAAYLLRKLMVVPDCPSDRMMSLPTTRKLALKNKLVFGTGDYWHAPTLTANMAFVRAISQTGMSLFTIVHKPRALTGD
- the LOC107418712 gene encoding uncharacterized protein LOC107418712 isoform X1 codes for the protein MRKEPIVVQLELAKKRCRRVIERIEALPAFNNNINASCQHTLLKLAQSELSFLCRSSSALNSLSVNIGHIEAVVHILQQPFITGVSRVCKPIFLSPTTKNGQKSDSCSKGVHVDIVCTLNRKPVWILVSDRNPKYILWNQSKKYKGLKFRIEQILIAAKSSIALKPSSIILFFSNGLGSLVYEKLKEEFGAAELGLEFSVFDFNFTEDSEGEWINVLARTYQEACILEIKVYEIRHAVKAEASECDAKGSSPVAAEAEVSEDHMERNMGFSFCFLLSRMEVCLLHVKDAERTKLQNLLGGGDFINFDTTALIALISGISNGATKKLLATPEGELRQRFKGNYEFVIGQVMSEIQNPMHMELGSILSGKRGIICGSVCSEFKDLVAMCGGSNEKLRAAYLLRKLMVVPDCPSDRMMSLPTTRKLALKNKLVFGTGDYWHAPTLTANMAFVRAISQTGMSLFTIVHKPRALTGD
- the LOC107418712 gene encoding uncharacterized protein LOC107418712 isoform X3; the encoded protein is MRKEPIVVQLELAKKRCRRVIERIEALPAFNNNINASCQHTLLKLAQSELSFLCRSSSALNSLSVNIGHIEAVVHILQQPFITGVSRVCKPIFLSPTTKNGQKSDSCSKGVHVDIVCTLNRKPVWILVSDRNPKYILWNQSKKYKGLKFRIEQILIAAKSSIALKPSSIILFFSNGLGSLVYEKLKEEFGAAELGLEFSVFDFNFTEDSEGEWINVLARTYQEACILEIKVYEIRHAVKAEASECDAKGSSPVAAEAEVSEDHMERNMGFSFCFLLSRMEVCLLHVKDAERTKLQNLLGGGDFINFDTTALIALISGISNGATKKLLATPEGELRQRFKGNYEFVIGQVMSEIQNPMHMELGSILSGKRGIICGSVCSEFKDLVAMCGGSNEKLRAAYLLRKLMPGTG
- the LOC107418712 gene encoding uncharacterized protein LOC107418712 isoform X2 encodes the protein MKSSPPVLPLSLSCVNIGHIEAVVHILQQPFITGVSRVCKPIFLSPTTKNGQKSDSCSKGVHVDIVCTLNRKPVWILVSDRNPKYILWNQSKKYKGLKFRIEQILIAAKSSIALKPSSIILFFSNGLGSLVYEKLKEEFGAAELGLEFSVFDFNFTEDSEGEWINVLARTYQEACILEIKVYEIRHAVKAEASECDAKGSSPVAAEAEVSEDHMERNMGFSFCFLLSRMEVCLLHVKDAERTKLQNLLGGGDFINFDTTALIALISGISNGATKKLLATPEGELRQRFKGNYEFVIGQVMSEIQNPMHMELGSILSGKRGIICGSVCSEFKDLVAMCGGSNEKLRAAYLLRKLMVVPDCPSDRMMSLPTTRKLALKNKLVFGTGDYWHAPTLTANMAFVRAISQTGMSLFTIVHKPRALTGD